The following is a genomic window from Rhodoligotrophos defluvii.
CCAGCACAATGAGGCTGCGAGGCGCAAGCCATCCCCCGGCAAGGGCCGATGCCACTGCCTGCTCGCCCAAGCCCTTTCCGTAGGGCGGGTCGGCAAAGACCAGCTCGAATGGCGCCATGGGGGCGCAGGGGCCGAGCCGGGTGGCATCCCGCCGCCAGATCTTGGCTGAGCCTTGCACCGCCATGGCCTCCACATTGCGTCGGATCAGGCCGCGCGCCACGGCACCCTCATCCACGAAGATGCAGAAGCGGGCGCCGCGCGACAGGGCCTCGAGCCCCAGGGCGCCGGTGCCCGCGAACAGGTCCAGCACGCGGGCACCCTCCAGGGCGAAACCCGGTATGCCGTGCTCCAGGATGTTGAAAATGGCCTCGCGCGTGCGGTCGCTGGTGGGCCTGATGCGCTGGTCGCTGGGGCCGGCCAGCGTCAGTCCGCGCGCCTTACCGGCGATGATGCGCATTGCGGGCGCCCCTGGCTCCAGTCGCCCGTGGTGCGGCCCTGCCGCGCGCGCCTGCACCTTGCGTGGCCCCTGGCGATGAGGCGGGCGGCGGTTCGTCCCGCCTCGGAGCGCCAGGCTCGAGGCCCGCGAGGCCCTGGGCGAGCCTTCGGCCCAGCTGGTCGCGCAGCACTTTGGCCGGAACCTCCTCCACCGCACCGGGGGCCAGGTCCCCCAGCTGGAATGGCCCGTAGGAAATGCGGATCAGGCGGTTGACCGTCAGCCCGAGATGATCGAGCACCTTGCGGATTTCGCGATTCTTGCCCTCCCGCAGCACCATGTTCAGCCAGACATTGTCGCCGCGCTCCCGTTCGAATGTCGCTTCGATCGCGCCATACTGCACCCCATCGATGGTTAGGCCACCGGCCAGGGAATCAAGCTGTGCCTGGTCAACCCTGCCGTAAGCCCGCACCCGATAGCGGCGGCTCCACCCGGTCGCCGGCAGCTCGAGCCTGCGCGCAAGCGCGCCGTCATTGGTCAGCAACAGCAGGCCTTCGGAGGTGATGTCGAGCCTGCCGACAGAGATCACCCGCGGCAGGGTGCTCGGCAAGTGGTCGAAGACGGTGGCGCGGCCCTGCGGATCGCGATGGGTGGTGACGAGGCCCTTGGGCTTGTGATAGCGCCAGAGCCGCACCCGCTCGGCCGGCGCCAGCGGCTTTCCGTCCACCAGCACGATATCGCCTGCCGTAACGTTCACCGCCGGCGAGGCAAGCGGGGCCCCGTTGACGCTGACCCGTCCCGCCAGGATGAGGGCCTCCGCGTCC
Proteins encoded in this region:
- the rsmD gene encoding 16S rRNA (guanine(966)-N(2))-methyltransferase RsmD, which translates into the protein MRIIAGKARGLTLAGPSDQRIRPTSDRTREAIFNILEHGIPGFALEGARVLDLFAGTGALGLEALSRGARFCIFVDEGAVARGLIRRNVEAMAVQGSAKIWRRDATRLGPCAPMAPFELVFADPPYGKGLGEQAVASALAGGWLAPRSLIVLEEAAHAAIRLPAGLHEIDRRVYGDTQVLFLSHGFR
- a CDS encoding pseudouridine synthase produces the protein MKDKAKSVRKAAEPQEKSRGRRETVQSAGERVAKVIARAGLCSRRDAEALILAGRVSVNGAPLASPAVNVTAGDIVLVDGKPLAPAERVRLWRYHKPKGLVTTHRDPQGRATVFDHLPSTLPRVISVGRLDITSEGLLLLTNDGALARRLELPATGWSRRYRVRAYGRVDQAQLDSLAGGLTIDGVQYGAIEATFERERGDNVWLNMVLREGKNREIRKVLDHLGLTVNRLIRISYGPFQLGDLAPGAVEEVPAKVLRDQLGRRLAQGLAGLEPGAPRRDEPPPASSPGATQGAGARGRAAPRATGARGARNAHHRR